One genomic segment of Sminthopsis crassicaudata isolate SCR6 chromosome 2, ASM4859323v1, whole genome shotgun sequence includes these proteins:
- the ZNF79 gene encoding zinc finger protein 79 isoform X3 — protein sequence MVPKAKESLLNPEFFNDNSTALEEAIMETLPRIGPEDPTFQETWECDGKLEKQQENQERDLRQVKITHKKPSSGERGHEDSELGRNFGRRSVLITQQRVPIGKSLLKCNTHRKNSDPLKHHKIHAGEKPYTCNDCGKGFSYCSSLSQHQKSHTGEKPYECNECGKAFSQSSSLVQHQRIHTGEKPYKCNECGKAFSQNANLTKHQRTHTGEKPYKCNECERAFSDCSALIQHQRIHTGEKPYECNECGKAFRHSANLTNHQRTHTGEKPYKCIQCGKSFGYCAAFIQHQRIHTGEKPYKCNECGKAFSQSANLTNHQRIHTGEKPYKCNECGKDFSQSTNLIIHQKIHTGEKPYECNECGKAFSDSSALIRHYVIHTGEKPYECNECGKAFNQSSSLTQHQRTHTGEKPYKCKECGKAFRCSSAFIRHQRLHTGE from the coding sequence ATGGTACCAAAGGCCAAAGAATCACTTCTAAATCCTGAGTTTTTTAACGATAACTCAACTGCACTTGAAGAAGCAATAATGGAAACACTACCAAGAATTGGTCCAGAGGATCCAACATTTCAAGAGACCTGGGAATGTGATGGCAAACTAGAGAAGCAGCaggaaaaccaagagagagaTTTAAGGCAAGTAAAAATCACACACAAGAAACCTTCCTCTGGAGAGAGAGGTCATGAAGATAGTGAACTTGGGAGGAACTTTGGCCGTAGGTCAGTCCTTATTACACAACAAAGAGTTCCTATAGGAAAAAGTCTACTTAAATGTAATACCCATAGAAAGAATTCAGACCCACTTAAACATCATAAGATACATGCCGGAGAAAAGCCCTACACTTGTAATGATTGTGGAAAAGGCTTCAGTTACTGCTCATCTCTTTCTCAGCATCAGAAAagtcatactggagaaaaaccatatgaatgtaatgaatgtggaaaagccttcagccagAGTTCATCCCTTGTTCagcatcaaagaattcatactggagagaagccttataaatgtaatgaatgtggaaaagctttcagtCAGAATGCAAACCTCACAAAACATCAAAgaactcatactggagagaaaccctataaatgtaatgaatgtgagaGAGCTTTTAGTGACTGCTCAGCTCTTATtcagcatcagagaattcatactggagaaaaaccctatgaatgtaatgaatgtggaaaagccttccgCCACAGTGCAAATCTCACAAACCATCAAAGaactcatactggagaaaaaccctatAAATGTATTCAGTGTGGAAAATCTTTTGGTTATTGTGCAGCCTTTATtcagcatcagagaattcacactggagagaagccctataaatgtaatgaatgtggaaaagccttcagtcaGAGTGCAAATCTCACAAaccatcagagaattcatactggagaaaaaccctataaatgtaatgaatgtgggaaagacTTTAGCCAGAGTACAAACCTCATAATCCATCaaaaaattcatactggagagaaaccttatgaatgtaatgaatgtgggaaagccttcagtgaTAGCTCAGCCCTTATTAGACATTATGtcattcatactggagaaaaaccgtatgaatgtaatgaatgtgggaaagctttcaaTCAGAGCTCATCACTTACTCAACATCAGAgaactcatactggagagaaaccttataagtGTAAAGAGTGTGGGAAAGCTTTTAGGTGTAGTTCAGCCTTCATCAGACATCAAAGACTTCATACTGGAGAGTAA
- the ZNF79 gene encoding zinc finger protein 79 isoform X2, with translation MRRYSDGSGYLQHREELIQFQLINDGQNQLHPEKEHWGMSVNWLPVSKPDVNSEQEDSWIPRKEVSGSICSDWEMVPKAKESLLNPEFFNDNSTALEEAIMETLPRIGPEDPTFQETWECDGKLEKQQENQERDLRQVKITHKKPSSGERGHEDSELGRNFGRRSVLITQQRVPIGKSLLKCNTHRKNSDPLKHHKIHAGEKPYTCNDCGKGFSYCSSLSQHQKSHTGEKPYECNECGKAFSQSSSLVQHQRIHTGEKPYKCNECGKAFSQNANLTKHQRTHTGEKPYKCNECERAFSDCSALIQHQRIHTGEKPYECNECGKAFRHSANLTNHQRTHTGEKPYKCIQCGKSFGYCAAFIQHQRIHTGEKPYKCNECGKAFSQSANLTNHQRIHTGEKPYKCNECGKDFSQSTNLIIHQKIHTGEKPYECNECGKAFSDSSALIRHYVIHTGEKPYECNECGKAFNQSSSLTQHQRTHTGEKPYKCKECGKAFRCSSAFIRHQRLHTGE, from the exons atgaggaggtattctgatggaagtggatatcttcaacatagagaggagctaatccaattccaattgatcaatgatggacagaatcagctacacccagaaaaggaacattggggaatgagtgtaaact GGCTTCCAGTTTCTAAGCCTGATGTGAATTCTGAGCAAGAAGACTCATGGATACCCAGGAAAGAAGTTTCAGGAAGCATTTGTTCAG acTGGGAGATGGTACCAAAGGCCAAAGAATCACTTCTAAATCCTGAGTTTTTTAACGATAACTCAACTGCACTTGAAGAAGCAATAATGGAAACACTACCAAGAATTGGTCCAGAGGATCCAACATTTCAAGAGACCTGGGAATGTGATGGCAAACTAGAGAAGCAGCaggaaaaccaagagagagaTTTAAGGCAAGTAAAAATCACACACAAGAAACCTTCCTCTGGAGAGAGAGGTCATGAAGATAGTGAACTTGGGAGGAACTTTGGCCGTAGGTCAGTCCTTATTACACAACAAAGAGTTCCTATAGGAAAAAGTCTACTTAAATGTAATACCCATAGAAAGAATTCAGACCCACTTAAACATCATAAGATACATGCCGGAGAAAAGCCCTACACTTGTAATGATTGTGGAAAAGGCTTCAGTTACTGCTCATCTCTTTCTCAGCATCAGAAAagtcatactggagaaaaaccatatgaatgtaatgaatgtggaaaagccttcagccagAGTTCATCCCTTGTTCagcatcaaagaattcatactggagagaagccttataaatgtaatgaatgtggaaaagctttcagtCAGAATGCAAACCTCACAAAACATCAAAgaactcatactggagagaaaccctataaatgtaatgaatgtgagaGAGCTTTTAGTGACTGCTCAGCTCTTATtcagcatcagagaattcatactggagaaaaaccctatgaatgtaatgaatgtggaaaagccttccgCCACAGTGCAAATCTCACAAACCATCAAAGaactcatactggagaaaaaccctatAAATGTATTCAGTGTGGAAAATCTTTTGGTTATTGTGCAGCCTTTATtcagcatcagagaattcacactggagagaagccctataaatgtaatgaatgtggaaaagccttcagtcaGAGTGCAAATCTCACAAaccatcagagaattcatactggagaaaaaccctataaatgtaatgaatgtgggaaagacTTTAGCCAGAGTACAAACCTCATAATCCATCaaaaaattcatactggagagaaaccttatgaatgtaatgaatgtgggaaagccttcagtgaTAGCTCAGCCCTTATTAGACATTATGtcattcatactggagaaaaaccgtatgaatgtaatgaatgtgggaaagctttcaaTCAGAGCTCATCACTTACTCAACATCAGAgaactcatactggagagaaaccttataagtGTAAAGAGTGTGGGAAAGCTTTTAGGTGTAGTTCAGCCTTCATCAGACATCAAAGACTTCATACTGGAGAGTAA